A stretch of Shewanella dokdonensis DNA encodes these proteins:
- the rplJ gene encoding 50S ribosomal protein L10 — MALRLEDKQAIVAEVNEAAKGALSAVVADSRGVTVGAMTTLRKAARANGVYVRVVRNTLARRAVEGTAFECLGEVFSGPTLIAFSNEHPGAAARLLKDFAKEQANFEVKGAAFEGEFIPAADIDRLAKLPTYEEALARLMMAMKEAAAGKFVRTLAALRDQKQEAA, encoded by the coding sequence ATGGCATTAAGACTCGAAGACAAACAAGCGATTGTTGCTGAAGTCAACGAAGCTGCCAAAGGTGCGCTGTCTGCAGTTGTCGCGGATTCTCGCGGCGTGACTGTAGGCGCCATGACCACACTGCGTAAAGCCGCTCGTGCTAATGGTGTATATGTACGCGTAGTACGTAACACGCTAGCTCGTCGCGCTGTTGAAGGCACTGCTTTTGAGTGTCTTGGCGAAGTGTTCTCTGGCCCAACTTTGATTGCTTTCTCTAACGAGCACCCAGGTGCTGCCGCACGTCTGTTAAAAGACTTTGCGAAAGAGCAGGCTAATTTCGAAGTTAAGGGTGCAGCTTTTGAAGGGGAATTCATCCCTGCAGCTGACATTGATCGTTTGGCAAAACTGCCAACATACGAAGAAGCACTGGCACGGTTGATGATGGCTATGAAAGAAGCCGCCGCTGGCAAGTTTGTTCGTACATTGGCCGCACTGCGCGATCAAAAACAAGAAGCAGCCTAA
- the tuf gene encoding elongation factor Tu encodes MSKAKFERNKPHVNVGTIGHVDHGKTTLTAAITTVLSKTYGGEAKDFASIDNAPEERERGITINTSHVEYDTPTRHYAHVDCPGHADYVKNMITGAAQMDGAILVVAATDGPMPQTREHILLSRQVGVPYIIVFMNKCDMVDDEELLELVEMEVRELLSEYDFPGDDLPVIQGSALKALEGEPEWEAKIVELAEALDTYIPEPVRDIDHPFLLPIEDVFSISGRGTVVTGRVERGIIRVGDEVEIVGIHDTTRTTCTGVEMFRKLLDEGRAGENVGVLLRGTKRDEVERGQVLAKPGTITPHTKFESEVYVLSKEEGGRHTPFFKGYRPQFYFRTTDVTGTIELPEGVEMVMPGDNIKMVVTLICPIAMDEGLRFAIREGGRTVGAGVVAKIIA; translated from the coding sequence ATGTCTAAAGCTAAATTTGAACGTAATAAACCCCACGTAAACGTGGGTACCATTGGCCACGTTGACCATGGTAAAACCACTCTGACTGCAGCTATCACAACTGTACTGTCCAAGACTTACGGCGGTGAAGCAAAAGATTTCGCATCAATCGATAATGCACCAGAAGAGCGTGAACGTGGTATTACCATCAACACCTCTCACGTAGAGTACGACACACCAACTCGTCACTACGCTCACGTAGACTGCCCAGGGCACGCTGACTATGTTAAAAACATGATCACCGGTGCAGCGCAGATGGACGGCGCCATCCTGGTAGTAGCAGCGACTGACGGCCCAATGCCGCAGACTCGTGAACACATCCTGTTGTCACGTCAGGTAGGCGTACCTTACATCATCGTATTCATGAACAAATGTGACATGGTAGATGATGAAGAGTTGCTGGAACTGGTTGAAATGGAAGTGCGTGAACTGCTGTCAGAATACGACTTCCCAGGTGACGACCTGCCAGTGATCCAGGGTTCAGCCCTGAAAGCACTGGAAGGCGAACCAGAATGGGAAGCGAAGATCGTCGAACTGGCAGAAGCGCTGGATACTTACATCCCAGAACCCGTCCGTGACATCGACCACCCATTCCTGCTGCCAATCGAAGACGTATTCTCAATCTCCGGTCGTGGTACAGTAGTAACAGGTCGTGTAGAACGCGGTATCATCCGTGTAGGTGACGAAGTAGAAATCGTGGGTATCCACGACACCACTCGTACCACCTGTACAGGTGTAGAAATGTTCCGTAAATTGCTGGACGAAGGTCGTGCCGGTGAAAACGTGGGTGTACTGCTGCGTGGTACTAAACGTGATGAAGTGGAACGTGGTCAAGTGCTGGCAAAACCAGGCACAATCACTCCACACACCAAGTTCGAATCAGAAGTTTACGTACTGAGCAAAGAAGAAGGTGGACGTCATACACCATTCTTCAAAGGCTATCGTCCACAGTTCTACTTCCGTACAACTGACGTGACCGGTACCATCGAACTGCCAGAAGGCGTAGAAATGGTAATGCCAGGCGACAACATCAAGATGGTAGTGACATTGATCTGCCCAATCGCAATGGATGAAGGTTTGCGTTTTGCGATCCGTGAAGGTGGCCGTACAGTAGGCGCCGGCGTGGTAGCGAAGATCATCGCCTAA
- the rplK gene encoding 50S ribosomal protein L11: MAKKIEAYIKLQVKSGSANPSPPVGPALGQKGVNIMEFCKAFNARTEKMEKGMPIPVVITVYSDRSFTFETKTPPASFLLKQAAGLKSGSSRPNTQKVGTIKRAKVQEIAELKAVDMTGADVEAMTRSIEGTARSMGLVVED; the protein is encoded by the coding sequence ATGGCTAAGAAAATTGAAGCTTATATTAAGCTGCAAGTAAAATCAGGCTCTGCCAACCCTTCACCACCAGTTGGTCCTGCTCTGGGTCAGAAAGGTGTGAACATCATGGAATTCTGTAAAGCGTTTAACGCCCGTACAGAAAAAATGGAAAAGGGCATGCCTATTCCTGTAGTGATCACTGTATACAGCGATCGCTCATTCACTTTCGAAACCAAGACTCCGCCAGCTTCATTCTTGTTGAAGCAGGCTGCTGGCCTGAAATCAGGTTCAAGCCGTCCTAATACTCAGAAAGTGGGTACTATCAAGCGCGCTAAAGTTCAGGAAATCGCTGAACTGAAAGCTGTTGACATGACTGGTGCTGACGTTGAAGCGATGACTCGCTCAATCGAAGGTACTGCTCGTTCCATGGGTTTGGTAGTAGAGGACTAA
- the secE gene encoding preprotein translocase subunit SecE, with product MTTNTENQGHSLDILKWVITIVLLAVAIVGNHYYSDASVVVRALGVIVLFAIAGFVALQTVKGKQALAFAKESQIEVRKVVWPTRQEALNTTFIVLIATGVLAVILWGLDAALLKIVNLITGV from the coding sequence ATGACAACAAATACCGAAAACCAGGGCCATTCTCTGGATATTCTTAAGTGGGTGATCACTATTGTGCTGCTGGCTGTTGCGATTGTCGGCAACCATTATTACAGCGATGCCAGCGTAGTGGTAAGAGCCCTCGGCGTGATTGTACTGTTTGCCATTGCAGGCTTTGTTGCACTGCAGACAGTAAAAGGCAAACAAGCACTGGCCTTTGCTAAAGAATCTCAGATTGAAGTCCGCAAAGTGGTGTGGCCGACCCGTCAAGAAGCATTGAATACAACCTTTATTGTATTGATTGCTACCGGGGTGCTGGCCGTCATCCTGTGGGGCCTGGATGCCGCCCTACTGAAAATTGTTAACCTTATTACTGGCGTATAG
- the rplL gene encoding 50S ribosomal protein L7/L12 yields the protein MSITKDQILEAFAAMSVMEVVELVEAMEEKFGVSAAAAVVAGGAGEAAAAVEEKTEFDVVMTSHGENKVAVIKAVRGATGLGLKEAKAMAESAPVAVKEGVSKDEAEALKKELEEAGATVEIK from the coding sequence ATGTCTATCACTAAAGACCAAATCCTTGAAGCCTTTGCAGCAATGTCTGTAATGGAAGTTGTTGAACTTGTTGAAGCAATGGAAGAGAAATTCGGCGTTTCTGCCGCTGCTGCCGTTGTTGCCGGTGGTGCTGGTGAAGCTGCTGCTGCCGTTGAAGAAAAAACCGAGTTTGACGTAGTTATGACTTCTCACGGCGAAAACAAAGTAGCTGTAATTAAAGCCGTACGTGGCGCAACTGGTCTGGGTCTGAAAGAAGCCAAAGCAATGGCTGAATCTGCCCCTGTAGCAGTTAAAGAAGGTGTCTCTAAAGACGAAGCTGAAGCTCTGAAGAAAGAGCTGGAAGAAGCTGGCGCTACTGTAGAGATCAAGTAA
- the coaA gene encoding type I pantothenate kinase translates to MSLSNTIQQALYMPFNRDSWSQLRNAVPLTLTEADLSELRGINEKISLSEVTDIYLPLSRLLNLIVKAKQQRGVVLNQFLGQQAAKSTYIISIAGSVAVGKSTTARILQALLSHWPEHPKVDLITTDGFLYPLDELKRRGLLQRKGFPESYDMKLLVEFVSAIKSGIEDVPAPLYSHITYDRLQQTISVRQPDILILEGLNVLQTELDSPVSIKRPFVSDFVDFSIYVDAEEKWLKQWYVDRFLQFRSSAFADPKAYFHHFASLADDEATKMASHVWDTINGPNLRSNIKPTRERANLILKKGENHAMEQVLLRK, encoded by the coding sequence ATGTCACTGTCAAATACCATTCAGCAGGCACTTTATATGCCTTTTAATCGCGATTCGTGGTCACAACTGCGTAATGCAGTACCATTGACCCTGACAGAAGCCGATTTAAGCGAATTACGCGGTATAAATGAAAAAATATCGCTATCAGAAGTGACCGACATCTATTTGCCTCTTAGCCGCTTATTGAACCTGATTGTGAAAGCCAAACAGCAGCGCGGTGTGGTGCTAAATCAGTTTCTTGGGCAACAGGCGGCCAAAAGTACTTATATTATCAGTATTGCCGGGAGCGTGGCCGTGGGTAAAAGTACCACAGCGCGTATTCTGCAAGCCTTATTGAGCCACTGGCCGGAACATCCTAAGGTCGATCTGATCACCACTGATGGCTTTCTGTATCCATTAGATGAGTTAAAGCGCCGAGGACTATTACAGCGCAAAGGCTTTCCAGAAAGCTACGATATGAAATTACTGGTTGAATTTGTATCGGCTATCAAGTCTGGCATCGAGGACGTACCTGCGCCGTTATATTCACACATTACCTATGATCGTTTGCAACAAACCATCAGTGTGCGTCAGCCAGATATTCTGATCCTTGAAGGACTGAATGTATTGCAGACAGAATTGGACTCCCCGGTCAGTATCAAACGTCCCTTTGTTTCTGACTTTGTGGATTTCTCTATTTATGTTGATGCTGAAGAAAAGTGGTTAAAACAATGGTACGTGGATCGTTTTTTACAATTTCGCAGTAGCGCCTTTGCGGATCCCAAGGCTTATTTTCATCACTTTGCTAGTTTGGCAGATGACGAGGCAACAAAAATGGCGTCTCATGTTTGGGACACCATTAACGGCCCTAATCTGCGGAGTAACATCAAACCCACCCGCGAGCGTGCCAATTTGATCCTCAAAAAGGGCGAAAACCACGCGATGGAGCAAGTGTTACTGCGCAAATAA
- the rplA gene encoding 50S ribosomal protein L1, whose amino-acid sequence MAKLTKRMRVIREKVEATKAYDINEALALLKELATAKFVESVDVAVNLGVDPRKSDQNVRGAIVLPHGTGRDVRVAVFTQGANVDAAKAAGAELVGMDELAAQVKAGEMNFDVVIASPDAMRVVGQLGQILGPRGLMPNPKTGTVTPNVAEAVKNAKAGQVRYRTDKNGIIHTTIGKADFEPVKLKENLEALMIALKKAKPAAAKGQYIKKVTVSTTMGAGVAVDQNTLDTTAA is encoded by the coding sequence ATGGCAAAGTTGACTAAACGCATGCGCGTTATCCGCGAAAAAGTGGAAGCTACCAAAGCATACGACATCAATGAAGCACTGGCGCTGTTGAAAGAACTGGCGACTGCTAAATTCGTTGAAAGTGTGGACGTTGCCGTTAACCTGGGTGTTGACCCTCGTAAATCAGATCAGAACGTGCGTGGTGCTATCGTACTGCCTCACGGTACTGGTCGTGACGTTCGCGTTGCTGTATTTACCCAAGGTGCTAACGTTGACGCCGCCAAGGCAGCTGGTGCTGAACTGGTAGGTATGGACGAACTGGCTGCTCAGGTAAAAGCGGGCGAAATGAACTTCGACGTAGTTATCGCCTCTCCAGATGCGATGCGCGTTGTTGGTCAGTTAGGTCAGATCCTCGGCCCACGTGGTTTAATGCCTAACCCTAAGACTGGTACTGTGACTCCTAACGTTGCTGAAGCCGTTAAGAACGCCAAGGCTGGTCAGGTTCGTTATCGTACTGATAAGAACGGTATTATCCATACCACTATCGGTAAAGCTGACTTCGAACCAGTGAAACTGAAAGAAAATCTTGAAGCACTGATGATCGCACTGAAGAAGGCTAAGCCTGCTGCTGCGAAAGGCCAGTACATCAAGAAAGTCACCGTATCCACTACCATGGGTGCCGGTGTTGCTGTTGACCAGAATACTCTGGATACAACTGCTGCTTAA
- the murB gene encoding UDP-N-acetylmuramate dehydrogenase produces the protein MSLNLFSLKRYNTFGLDVSCHAFIEVTSVPELIECCQLLQQQREHFLILGGGSNLLLLEDYLGSIIHLAIKGIEVTEDTEFYYLSVAAGENWHGLVKFCLSRDIAGLENMALIPGTVGAAPIQNIGAYGLEFAAVCDWVEYLELAECNIKKLHADACEFGYRESIFKQQLRNSAVITRVGIKLPKSWRPILSYGPLRHLPVDSVTPQQIYDTVCQVRQQKLPDPSLLGNVGSCFKNPVIDANTYQRLVALYPDIVAYELPDGMLKIAAAWLIDKAGLKGQRFGEVMVHEEQPLVLVNLGRASGAEVVQALTTIRARVQQLFGILMEPEPRTYGAHGERGI, from the coding sequence ATGTCATTAAATCTGTTTTCTTTAAAGCGCTACAACACTTTTGGACTGGATGTATCTTGTCATGCCTTTATCGAGGTGACATCTGTTCCGGAACTTATTGAGTGTTGTCAGTTATTGCAGCAACAACGCGAGCATTTCCTCATTCTGGGAGGTGGAAGCAATTTGTTGCTGCTAGAAGATTATCTTGGCAGCATTATCCATCTCGCCATTAAAGGAATAGAGGTTACCGAAGATACTGAGTTTTACTACCTATCTGTCGCTGCCGGAGAGAACTGGCATGGATTGGTAAAATTCTGCTTATCGCGTGATATTGCCGGGCTGGAAAATATGGCGCTGATCCCAGGAACAGTGGGCGCTGCGCCCATCCAAAATATTGGTGCCTATGGTTTGGAATTTGCGGCAGTCTGTGACTGGGTCGAGTATCTTGAGTTAGCCGAGTGTAACATCAAAAAATTGCATGCCGATGCCTGTGAGTTTGGCTATCGTGAATCGATATTTAAGCAACAATTGCGCAATAGTGCAGTGATCACGCGTGTTGGTATAAAGTTACCGAAATCTTGGCGGCCAATATTGAGTTATGGGCCGCTGCGGCATTTACCCGTGGACAGCGTTACACCCCAGCAGATATATGACACTGTGTGTCAGGTGCGGCAGCAGAAATTGCCGGATCCAAGCCTACTCGGCAATGTTGGTAGTTGCTTTAAGAACCCGGTAATAGATGCTAATACATATCAACGATTAGTCGCTCTATACCCTGATATCGTTGCTTATGAGCTACCTGACGGGATGCTGAAAATTGCCGCTGCTTGGCTGATAGATAAGGCAGGCTTAAAAGGGCAAAGGTTTGGTGAGGTCATGGTGCATGAAGAACAGCCCTTGGTGTTGGTAAATTTGGGGCGAGCCTCAGGTGCTGAGGTAGTGCAAGCATTGACAACTATTCGTGCACGAGTTCAGCAGTTATTTGGCATATTAATGGAACCTGAGCCAAGAACCTATGGGGCTCATGGAGAAAGAGGAATCTGA